One bacterium genomic window carries:
- the rpsG gene encoding 30S ribosomal protein S7 — protein sequence DPKFGNSEVSKFVNTIMMSGKKSVAERIVYGAFDLVVAKGGKDPVEIFNLAMNNIKPLVEVKSRRVGGANYQVPVEVRPSRRMALAMRWLREAARKRSEKSMGQRLAAEMLEAAENRGGAVKKRDEVHRMAEANKAFAHFRF from the coding sequence GACCCAAAGTTCGGTAATAGTGAAGTTTCAAAATTTGTCAATACCATTATGATGAGTGGTAAAAAATCGGTTGCTGAACGCATAGTGTATGGAGCTTTCGATCTTGTTGTAGCTAAAGGAGGGAAAGATCCGGTAGAGATTTTCAACCTCGCAATGAATAATATTAAGCCGTTGGTTGAGGTCAAGAGCCGGCGCGTTGGTGGCGCAAACTATCAAGTTCCGGTTGAGGTTCGTCCGAGTCGCCGTATGGCACTTGCTATGCGTTGGTTGAGAGAGGCTGCGCGCAAACGATCTGAAAAGTCAATGGGGCAGCGCTTGGCAGCTGAAATGCTCGAGGCGGCAGAAAATCGTGGTGGAGCAGTCAAGAAGCGTGACGAAGTGCACCGTATGGCAGAGGCGAACAAGGCATTTGCACACTTTAGATTCTAA